Proteins encoded together in one Impatiens glandulifera chromosome 1, dImpGla2.1, whole genome shotgun sequence window:
- the LOC124918918 gene encoding E3 ubiquitin-protein ligase At1g12760-like, whose translation MSSPSPVDETTAAGGLEAPLLADQLYRSRRFVRRPPSLRGAARFLRRASSRRIMREPSMRVREAAAEQIEDRQSDWAYSRPIVVLDLLWNFIFVVVAAAVMILSRNELPELPLRLWIIGYALQCVLHMVCVAVEYRRRLQLTTSSENLLQRENGGGWNSMNSNSSSGSDEGDYGEYAQERHQNEDETSVAKHLESANTMFSFIWWIVGFYWVSAGGDSLTTDAPLLYWLCITFLAFDVFFVVICVAVACVIGIAVCCCLPCIIAILYAVADQEGATKEDIERLPKYKFKRIGEFEKQNGEIQESFGGIMTECGTDTPIEHMLSLEDAECCICLCPYDDGTELRELPCRHHFHCTCIDKWLHINATCPLCKLNILKNGNQSGSDEV comes from the exons ATGTCATCTCCTTCTCCGGTCGATGAGACCACTGCCGCCGGCGGTCTGGAAGCGCCGCTTCTCGCCGATCAGTTGTACCGGAGTCGTCGGTTCGTCCGACGACCACCGAGTCTTCGAGGTGCTGCGAGGTTTCTCCGTCGTGCGAGTAGCCGACGGATTATGCGTGAGCCCTCAATGAGGGTAAGGGAGGCAGCAGCTGAGCAAATCGAGGATAGACAGAGCGATTGGGCTTATTCTCGCCCTATCGTGGTACTCGACCTCTTATGGAACTTCATATTCGTTGTTGTCGCGGCTGCTGTGATGATTTTGAGCCGAAATGAGCTTCCGGAGTTGCCTCTTCGGCTTTGGATTATAGGTTACGCCTTGCAGTGCGTGCTTCATATGGTGTGCGTTGCTGTAGAGTATAGGCGGCGGCTGCAGCTGACAACGTCTTCTGAGAATTTGTTGCAGCGAGAGAATGGTGGTGGTTGGAATAGTATGAACTCCAATTCTAGCTCGGGAAGTGATGAAGGGGACTATGGAGAGTATGCTCAGGAACGTCATCAGAATGAAGATGAGACGAG tGTTGCTAAGCATCTGGAGTCTGCCAATACAATGTTCTCTTTCATTTGGTGGATTGTCGGATTCTACTGGGTTTCAGCCGGCGGTGATTCTTTAACAACTGACGCCCCTCTACTTTACTG GCTTTGTATCACGTTCTTGGCATTTGATGTCTTCTTTGTTGTTATCTGTGTTGCTGTCGCATGTGTAATTGGTATTGCTGTCTGTTGCTGTCTGCCATGTATTATTGCAATTTTGTATGCTGTAGCAGACCAG GAAGGAGCGACCAAGGAAGATATTGAACGACTGCCTAAGTACAAATTCAAGAGGATTGGCGAATTTGAGAAACAAAATGGAGAAATTCAAGAGTCTTTTGGAGGAATAATGACGGAATGTGGTACTGATACACCTATAGAACATATGCTTTCTCTGGAGGACGCC GAGTGTTGCATTTGTCTGTGTCCATACGACGATGGAACAGAACTGCGCGAACTGCCATGCCGCCATCATTTTCACTGTACATGCATAGACAAATGGTTGCACATAAACGCGACTTGCCCTCTCTGCAAACTCAATATACTGAAAAACGGAAACCAAAGTGGCAGCGACGAAGTGTAG